The Xiphias gladius isolate SHS-SW01 ecotype Sanya breed wild chromosome 7, ASM1685928v1, whole genome shotgun sequence genome window below encodes:
- the trmt9b gene encoding probable tRNA methyltransferase 9B produces MMEEAASQLERDHVHSVYDKIAPYFNDSRYKAWPKVRQFLLDLQPGSIVADIGCGNGKYLHINKEVFKLGCDVCRPLVDFAWSQGHEVQMCDGLHLPYRDGCFDAVLSIAVIHHLSTKERRIRAIKEMARTMRVGGRIMIYVWAMEQKRRKFEKQDIFVPWNPNPHSHAKPRRRATAQSVSEAIDNADKHRKVRSTSSVADEEDLTCTMPQQRTQRLWFFSRSLDSVFDFGSLAISWSSSRDLSTLSSPTGDNEGNKASHRGRGRGLIKQVSSFFSPPSVIGSEEDVFDPVTDLHRGQNDPGGNNNTPPNNNGTENQRVSVSLAQECGSLALPDLVPFQKEHLRQSGDESEEGPPGKEQQESTQSPQGSEGQVEGSCLRYYHVFREGELAELIGNHVEELHVKHTYFDHANWCVVAEKVQLWKI; encoded by the exons ATGATGGAGGAGGCTGCCAGCCAGCTTGAGAGGGACCATGTGCACAGCGTCTATGACAAGATTGCTCCATATTTCAACGACAGTCGCTACAAAGCCTGGCCCAAGGTACGCCAGTTTCTGCTGGACCTGCAGCCGGGAAGCATCGTCGCTGACATCG GTTGTGGCAATGGCAAGTATCTCCACATCAACAAGGAGGTGTTCAAGCTGGGGTGCGATGTTTGTCGCCCCCTGGTGGACTTTGCCTGGAGCCAAGGACACGAGGTTCAGATGTGCGACGGGCTGCATTTGCCTTACAGAGACGGCTGCTTCGATGCTGTGCTCTCTATTGCAG TCATCCATCACTTGTCCACCAAAGAGCGGCGCATTCGAGCAATAAAGGAGATGGCTCGCACCATGCGAGTGGGCGGACGCATCATGATCTACGTGTGGGCCATGGAGCAGAAACGTCGTAAATTCGAGAAACAGGACATTTTCGTTCCCTGGAACCCCAACCCTCATTCGCACGCCAAGCCCAGAAGGAGGGCCACAGCACAGAGCGTGAGCGAAGCCATAGACAATGCTGACAAGCACAGGAAGGTTAGAAGCACATCCTCCGTTGCAGACGAAGAAGACCTGACCTGCACCATGCCGCAGCAGAGGACTCAGAGACTCTGGTTCTTCTCCAGGTCTCTGGACTCTGTGTTTGACTTTGGAAGTTTAGCCATCTCCTGGTCATCCTCCAGAGACCTGAGCACTTTATCTTCACCCACAGGTGACAACGAGGGGAACAAGGCAAGCCATCGTGGGAGAGGACGAGGCCTCATCAAGCAGGTCTccagctttttttctcctccatctgtGATCGGATCAGAGGAGGACGTCTTTGATCCGGTCACAGACCTGCACAGGGGACAAAATGATCCTGGAGGCAACAACAACACCCCCCCTAATAACAACGGCACAGAAAACCAGCGTGTCTCAGTGTCTTTAGCCCAGGAGTGTGGGTCTCTGGCCCTGCCAGATCTGGTGCCTTTCCAGAAGGAGCACCTGAGGCAATCTGGAGATGAAAGTGAAGAGGGGCCACCGGGAAAGGAGCAGCAGGAAAGCACACAGAGTCCTCAGGGGAGCGAGGGACAGGTGGAAGGCTCCTGCCTGAGGTACTATCACGTCTTCAGGGAGGGAGAACTGGCAGAGCTGATAGGGAATCATGTGGAAGAGCTCCATGTCAAACACACCTACTTCGACCATGCCAACTGGTGTGTGGTGGCAGAGAAAGTTCAGTTgtggaaaatatga
- the hdac12 gene encoding uncharacterized protein SYNPCC7002_A1628: protein MGISSSCVGRCRRGPTLVSDMTCAGQALAGGPRAGVGRLFGAAFGPRRCLRADTVRRGSSGLPVVHHSRYACDLPPNHRFPMGKFPRVLRSLIGDQVVTEKQVLVPEIASKDLLSSVHTEEYLNNFINGKTNEQEQRRTGFSWSEGIVSRCRYETGGTVLAAEVALQRGLACSTAGGTHHAFPSYGSGFCLLNDLAVAAKYLMGGSSPQRKVLIVDLDVHQGDGTAFIFKDEPRVFTFSVHCGKNFPLRKQQSDLDISVEEGLEDKEYLSIVETHLPWLLETFRPDLVLYDAGVDPHWEDELGRLRLTDRGLYQRDLYVMKSVVSRGVPVAAVIGGGYSRDIDKLALRHSIVHRAATQVWRECGM, encoded by the exons ATGGGCATCTCTTCGTCCTGTGTCGGCCGCTGTCGTCGAGGACCGACGCTGGTCAGCGACATGACTTGCGCCGGGCAGGCGCTCGCCGGAGGGCCTCGCGCGGGAGTCGGACGCTTGTTCGGCGCAGCCTTCGGCCCCCGCAGATGTCTCCGCGCGGACACG GTGAGACGCGGATCCAGCGGGCTGCCGGTGGTCCACCACAGCCGGTACGCGTGCGACCTCCCACCCAACCACAGGTTTCCAATGGGCAAGTTCCCGCGGGTTTTACGCTCTTTAATCGGAGACCAGGTCGTTACGGAGAAACAG GTGTTGGTCCCTGAAATTGCCTCCAAAGATTTACTGAGCTCTGTGCACACCGAGGAATACTTGAACAACTTCATAAACgggaaaacaaatgagcagGAACAAAGGAGAACGGGTTTCTCCTGGAGCGAGGGCATAGTGAGCCGCTGTCGCTATGAAACAG GTGGGACCGTTCTGGCGGCCGAAGTGGCCCTGCAGAGGGGTCTGGCCTGCAGTACAGCAGGAGGAACCCATCACGCGTTTCCAAGCTACGGTTCAGGGTTTTGTCTCCTCAACGACTTAGCAGTTGCAGCCAAATACCTGATGGGCGGCTCTTCGCCCCAGAGGAAGGTTCTGATTGTGGATCTGGATGTGCATCAG GGTGACGGCACAGCTTTCATATTCAAAGATGAGCCGCGTGTGTTTACGTTCTCGGTGCACTGTGGGAAAAACTTCCCCCTCCGTAAACAACAGAGTGACCTCGATATCAGCGTGGAGGAGGGACTGGAAGACAAGGAGTACCTCTCCATAG TGGAAACCCACCTTCCCTGGCTTCTTGAGACTTTTCGTCCAGACCTGGTCCTGTATGATGCAGGCGTCGACCCTCATTGGGAAGACGAACTCGGGAGGCTTCGTCTGACCGACCGAG GGCTGTATCAGAGAGATCTGTACGTGATGAAGTCTGTGGTGAGCAGGGGCGTTCCTGTCGCTGCTGTTATCGGAGGAGGATACTCAAGAGACATCGACAAATTGGCCCTACGACACTCCATTGTCCACAGAGCAGCGACTCAG gtTTGGAGGGAGTGTGGTATGTAA